Proteins encoded within one genomic window of Humulus lupulus chromosome 1, drHumLupu1.1, whole genome shotgun sequence:
- the LOC133807104 gene encoding LRR receptor-like serine/threonine-protein kinase HSL2 yields the protein MTHLNPTLSLLLLLFLSSLWVFLAAASLAGDSEILIRVKNAQLEDPNGALDGWVPNTDHNPCNWTGITCDRNPLAVVSVNLTGTGVRGEFPAGFCRVRTLRNLILSDNEINGTLSSRALLLCSHLQYLDLSRNLLVGQLPEFSPEFSKLRYLDLSANNFSGKISASFGLLSSLTVLLLSSNFLTGPIPSSLGNLSELTVLAIGYNSLNQSSLPPEIGKLTKLEDLFMPLSDLSGSIPETIGNLVQLKKFDVSQNQLYGKIPETIGGMKNIKQIELFGNRLSGELPVSMGNLSSLLMLDVSQNSLTGKLPDEVAALRLTSLNLNDNFFEGEVPESLASNQYLEQLKIFNNSFSGNLPENLGRNSSLTEIDFSTNNFTGELPKYLCDSKKLVSLVAFGNKLSGNFPTTLSECTSLNYLRIEDNDFSGQFPAGIWGLPKLYFLKLAHNRFEGHVSSSISGAYNLSTLLISGNKFSGQLPAAICKVSRLVSLSVDNNQFSGDLPLCITELRKLQKLVMAENMFTGKIPSSVSSWTELVELNLSKNRIFGEIPPELGSLPVLNYLDLSENLLSGEIPTELTKLRLNEFNLSNNRLYGEVPSGFTQVQFILSLSGNPDLCSPNSKQFPPCSRPKPATLYVVVILSICAALLIGSLLWYVRKKMAVFGPKPKRLCKLTTFQRIGLNEEEVIVPLTEDKLIGSGGSGRVYKVKLKTGETVAVKKLWNGEKKEDTEKIFESEIETLGRIRHGNIVKLLFSCSGEDNRILGYEYMENGSLGDVLHEEKCGSLLDWPRRLTIAQGAAQGLAYLHHDCEPAIVHRDVKSNNILLDGEFRPRVADFGLAKSLQRHVAGHEANGAMSRVAGSYGYIAPEYAYTLKVNEKSDVYSFGVVLLELITGKRPNDSSFGENKDIVKWVTEVTLSLSSSPQEEDTTSHDVSGTSSSPWKFFDRLVDPRMDLTTSDYEEIEKILDVALMCTSKIPLNRPSMRKVVELLKVKDQKWAPKPWN from the exons ATGACACATCTGAACCCAACACTTTCTCTCCTACTACTCCTATTCTTATCTTCTTTGTGGGTTTTTCTTGCCGCGGCCTCACTTGCCGGAGACTCCGAAATTTTGATTCGGGTCAAGAATGCCCAACTCGAAGACCCTAATGGAGCTCTCGACGGTTGGGTTCCCAACACCGACCATAATCCCTGCAACTGGACGGGAATCACTTGTGACCGTAACCCTCTCGCCGTAGTTTCGGTAAATCTAACCGGAACCGGAGTCCGGGGTGAATTTCCGGCTGGGTTTTGTCGGGTTCGGACACTCCGGAATCTGATTCTTTCGGATAACGAAATCAATGGGACTCTGTCTTCTCGGGCACTCTTGTTATGCTCTCACCTCCAATACCTCGACCTCAGTAGAAACCTCCTCGTCGGGCAATTGCCAGAGTTCTCGCCGGAATTTAGCAAGTTACGATATCTCGACCTGTCGGCCAATAACTTTTCCGGCAAAATTTCAGCAAGTTTTGGCCTCCTTTCGTCTCTGACAGTGCTTCTTTTGTCTTCAAACTTTCTCACTGGCCCGATTCCATCTTCTTTAGGAAATCTCAGCGAGTTAACTGTTTTGGCTATTGGTTATAATAGCCTGAACCAGAGTTCTCTGCCGCCAGAGATCGGGAAATTGACCAAGCTCGAGGATCTTTTCATGCCGTTGTCTGATCTCTCCGGGAGCATACCAGAGACCATTGGGAATCTCGTTCAGCTGAAGAAATTTGATGTATCACAAAATCAACTATATGGAAAAATCCCAGAAACCATCGGAGGAATGAAAAATATTAAGCAGATTGAACTTTTTGGTAATAGATTATCCGGCGAGTTGCCTGTAAGCATGGGGAACTTGAGTTCTTTGCTTATGTTAGATGTATCTCAGAACTCTCTCACGGGAAAATTACCAGACGAGGTTGCAGCACTGCGTTTGACATCTTTAAATCTGAACGATAATTTTTTCGAAGGAGAAGTGCCTGAAAGTTTAGCCTCCAATCAATATCTTGAGCAGTTGAAGATCTTTAACAATAGTTTTTCAGGTAACCTGCCAGAGAATCTTGGCAGAAACTCCAGCTTGACGGAAATCGATTTCTCTACGAACAACTTCACCGGAGAGTTGCCTAAGTACCTCTGTGATAGTAAAAAGCTCGTGAGCCTTGTCGCCTTCGGCAACAAATTATCGGGAAATTTTCCGACTACTCTAAGTGAATGTACTTCTTTAAATTACTTACGGATTGAAGACAATGATTTTTCCGGCCAATTTCCTGCCGGAATTTGGGGTCTTCCCAAACTTTATTTCCTCAAACTTGCTCACAACAGATTTGAAGGCCATGTTTCTTCTTCCATCTCTGGCGCCTACAATCTTTCCACACTGTTGATTTCCGGCAACAAATTTTCTGGCCAGTTACCCGCGGCTATTTGTAAAGTAAGTCGACTCGTGAGTTTATCAGTGGATAACAATCAGTTCTCCGGTGATTTACCTCTCTGTATTACGGAGCTTAGAAAGTTACAAAAACTTGTAATGGCGGAGAACATGTTCACCGGGAAAATACCCAGTTCAGTGAGTTCGTGGACCGAGTTAGTTGAGCTTAACCTGTCCAAAAACCGAATTTTTGGCGAAATCCCGCCGGAGTTGGGTTCTTTACCGGTTCTGAACTATCTCGACCTTTCTGAAAACCTCCTCAGTGGTGAGATTCCGACAGAGTTGACCAAGCTGAGACTCAACGAGTTCAACCTCTCGAACAACAGACTATACGGAGAAGTTCCTTCGGGTTTTACACAAGTCCAATTCATTTTGAGTCTATCCGGAAACCCCGATCTCTGTAGCCCGAATTCCAAACAATTCCCTCCATGCTCCAGACCCAAACCCGCCACCCTATACGTCGTCGTAATACTCTCCATCTGTGCCGCTCTCTTAATCGGGTCACTCCTCTGGTACGTCAGGAAAAAAATGGCAGTATTCGGACCCAAACCCAAAAGGCTCTGCAAACTTACCACATTCCAACGGATCGGATTGAACGAAGAGGAAGTGATAGTGCCACTAACAGAAGATAAGTTAATCGGGTCGGGTGGTTCGGGTCGGGTATACAAAGTGAAGCTTAAAACGGGTGAAACCGTGGCTGTTAAGAAACTCTGGAATGGGGAGAAGAAAGAAGATACGGAAAAAATATTTGAGTCGGAAATAGAGACTTTGGGTCGGATCCGGCATGGCAATATAGTAAAATTGCTGTTTAGTTGTAGCGGTGAGGATAACAGAATTTTGGGGTACGAGTACATGGAGAATGGAAGTTTGGGTGACGTGTTACACGAAGAGAAGTGCGGAAGTCTATTGGATTGGCCACGACGGCTCACGATAGCACAGGGAGCCGCACAGGGCTTAGCTTACCTTCACCACGACTGCGAGCCGGCTATCGTACACCGTGATGTGAAGAGTAACAACATATTGTTGGACGGGGAGTTCAGGCCCCGTGTGGCAGATTTCGGACTGGCTAAGTCTCTTCAACGCCACGTGGCCGGCCATGAAGCCAATGGTGCCATGTCACGTGTTGCTGGGTCCTACGGCTACATTGCGCCTG AGTATGCTTACACTTTGAAAGTGAACGAGAAGAGTGATGTGTACAGTTTTGGAGTTGTGCTATTGGAACTAATCACAGGGAAGAGACCCAACGACTCTTCCTTTGGGGAGAACAAGGACATAGTGAAGTGGGTAACGGAGGTCACTTTATCTTTGTCATCATCACCTCAAGAAGAAGATACTACAAGCCATGATGTTTCAGGGACTAGTAGTAGTCCTTGGAAATTTTTTGACCGACTTGTTGACCCAAGGATGGATTTAACCACAAGTGATTATGAAGAGATTGAGAAGATTTTGGATGTGGCACTTATGTGTACCTCTAAGATTCCCCTTAATAGACCCTCCATGAGAAAGGTGGTGGAATTGCTCAAAGTCAAGGACCAGAAATGGGCTCCAAAACCATGGAACTAA